The following are from one region of the Aspergillus chevalieri M1 DNA, chromosome 1, nearly complete sequence genome:
- a CDS encoding uncharacterized protein (SECRETED:SignalP(1-22)), producing MYISKPLFTLALCLTSSQDALGAPAQLDSRDIVERANPGNSENNPIKGTMNVDKQS from the coding sequence ATGTACATTTCAAAGCCTCTTTTTACCCTAGCCCTGTGCCTCACCAGTAGCCAGGACGCACTTGGTGCCCCGGCCCAGCTCGATTCCCGGGATATCGTTGAGCGCGCCAATCCTGGAAACAGCGAGAACAACCCCATCAAGGGAACTATGAATGTCGACAAGCAGAGCTGA
- a CDS encoding uncharacterized protein (COG:S;~EggNog:ENOG410Q264): MQGGYNSFLIPVNQAAQNSQGGTINGFYRRHGIEENSCDSDKSWFTIDKWDGNLGPYCHALQHGSPQEEKDICKKGSKDAVGPRGFDVGEYAYKWDGGAYHPAGKNK; this comes from the exons ATGCAAGGAGGATACAA CTCGTTCCTCATCCCTGTCAATCAAGCCGCTCAGAACTCGCAAGGTGGCACTATAAATGGATTCTACAGGCGGCATGGTATTGAAGAGAACAGCTGTGATTCAGACAAGAGTTGGTTCACGATTGACAAGTGGGATGGAAACTTGGG CCCTTATTGTCATGCGCTTCAGCATGGCTCGCCTCAGGAGGAAAAAGATATCTGCAAAAAAGGCAGCAAGGATGCTGTTGGGCCCCGGGGGTTTGATGTTGGTGAGTATGCCTATAAATGGGATGGCGGAGCGTATCATCCTGCTGGCAAAAACAAATGA
- a CDS encoding uncharacterized protein (COG:L;~EggNog:ENOG410PGPZ;~InterPro:IPR012337,IPR036397,IPR000953,IPR001584, IPR016197;~go_function: GO:0003676 - nucleic acid binding [Evidence IEA];~go_process: GO:0015074 - DNA integration [Evidence IEA]) translates to MVIVDRLGKGVIPIPCEKIDTYTVAQKLIQSFIGYHGIPASIVSDRGRQFTNEMWKRFCELLGIKRQLSTAYHAETDGQTERMNATIELFLRSFCDHTQSNWASLLPMAQLAICSRDAASTGVSPFFLDHGYHVDPFQLEEDVEINLSAPDLGTMRERGERIAAKLRGALDIATTELAVAQQKQEDYANRQRDVAPEYQVGQKVWLDLRNIQTERPSKKLGSRQAKFTVLEKIGSHAYRLNTPGTIHNVFHTALLRPAAMDPFPSQRKDDYQPPAEMINGNEEYMVERILDERFRRWGRGERHEFLVKYIGWQEPEWNDARNMEDTIALDDWETYKTMNGIVVQSALSIPNEPPHAGGRSRRRRGRGVM, encoded by the coding sequence atggttattgtcgatcgccttggaaaaggtgtcatccccataccctgtgagaagatcgacacctacacagtagcacagaagcttattcagagtttcattggctatcatggcattccagccagtattgtatcagacagaggaagacaattcaccaatgagatgtggaagcgtttttgtgagctactggggatcaaacgacaattatcaactgcctaccacgctgaaaccgatggccaaactgagcgaatgaatgctactattgaactattcttgcgctcattctgtgatcacacacaatcgaactgggcgtcattgctaccaatggcacagcttgcaatatgcagccgggatgctgcctccacaggtgtcagtccattcttccttgaccacggctaccacgtcgatccctttcagttagaagaggatgttgaaatcaacctttcagcaccagacctgggcaccatgcgtgaacgaggtgaacgaattgcagccaagctaaggggagctcttgacatcgccacaacagaactggctgtcgcccaacagaaacaagaagactatgccaatcgtcaaagagatgtcgcccctgaataccaggttgggcagaaagtctggcttgacctgcgcaatatacaaacagaacgccctagcaagaaactgggaagcaggcaggcaaaatttactgtgttggaaaagattggatcccacgcctaccgcctcaacacaccaggcacaatccacaacgtgtttcatacagcgctcctccgcccagcggcaatggatcccttccctagccaacggaaagatgactaccaacctcctgcagaaatgatcaatgggaatgaagaatatatggtcgaacgaatactagatgagcgttttcgacggtggggacgaggcgaaagacatgagtttttagtcaaatacattggctggcaggaaccggaatggaacgatgcgaggaacatggaggataccatagcattggatgactgggaaacctacaaaacgatgaatgggattgttgtccaatcggccttgagtataccaaatgagccaccccacgccggggggcgatcgcggaggcgacgaggaaggggggtaatgtaa
- a CDS encoding uncharacterized protein (COG:S;~EggNog:ENOG410PZ3X;~InterPro:IPR032567), producing MTTFSAEISDHESNDQTDGNMGDNIHSGGTTTPVPQDLVAVIAGLQRQLQQMEERRIEDLRRLKEELTSPPREPLPQPTIEEIAPQPMADPVRRPRPKLTDPEVFDGRNRSLYRPFRSKLRAKLEVDKEALGNAYDRMWYAFGRLTDGAAMQVLPWMERFAKKGATESQLDGMLDQMDFIFLDRNLEEKAVRDLASLKQNNKPFTVFLTEFNRLLMEADGHNWPENTKRSYLDNALNREMNTRLETVEKKNGFEDYCRQLQQIADRMEKNQLRYSRNNKHTTSTSPAHPVNTTRASSPPQDMDWEPTTTTSARSQPRRVAKHVSREEMERRRQERRCLRCGDSTHFISHCPYDSPRNSTRMARSHIHGPELEDEEEQLREQPKLGKE from the coding sequence atgaccacattttcagcggaaatcagcgaccacgagtcaaacgaccaaaccgacggcaacatgggagacaatatacactcaggagggaccaccactcctgtcccacaagatcttgtcgcagttattgcaggacttcaacgacaactgcaacaaatggaagaacggcggattgaagatcttcgtcgtctcaaagaagagttgacgagcccacccagagagcccttgccacaaccgactattgaagagatagccccccaaccaatggcggaccctgttaggagacctcgacccaagctgacagacccagaagtctttgatggtcgaaaccgaagtctctaccgtccgtttcgaagcaagctgcgcgctaaacttgaggtcgataaagaagccttgggcaatgcctatgatcgtatgtggtatgcttttggccgtctaacagatggggctgctatgcaggtgctgccctggatggagcggtttgctaagaaaggagctactgagagccagctggacggaatgcttgatcaaatggacttcatctttctggaccggaatctggaggagaaggctgtacgagaccttgcaagcttgaaacagaacaacaagcccttcacagtctttctcactgagttcaaccgactactcatggaagctgatggccataactggcctgaaaacacaaaaaggtcctacctagacaatgcattaaaccgtgagatgaacacacgccttgaaactgttgaaaagaaaaatggatttgaagactattgccgccagctacagcagattgcggaccggatggagaagaaccaattgcggtactcacggaacaataagcataccacctcaacttctccagctcaccctgtgaataccacccgtgcttcctctccaccccaagatatggactgggaacccacaacaacaacttctgcacgcagccaacctcgacgcgtggctaagcatgtatcacgagaagaaatggaacgccgcagacaagaacgacgttgccttcgttgtggtgactccacgcattttatctcccattgcccctacgacagtcctaggaacagtacccgcatggctcgctcacacattcatgggccggaactcgaagatgaagaagagcagttgagggaacaacccaagctgggaaaagaatag
- the CDO1 gene encoding putative cysteine dioxygenase Cdo1 (COG:E;~EggNog:ENOG410PN84;~InterPro:IPR014710,IPR010300,IPR011051;~PFAM:PF05995,PF07847;~go_function: GO:0005506 - iron ion binding [Evidence IEA];~go_function: GO:0016702 - oxidoreductase activity, acting on single donors with incorporation of molecular oxygen, incorporation of two atoms of oxygen [Evidence IEA];~go_process: GO:0055114 - oxidation-reduction process [Evidence IEA]) codes for MPYISNGSVSPPSIPNQNPTPPPDTAFEKLVHDLSAALGPSSGLDSDDVDPLDIQRLMEDYASNSEEWAQYALGDISRPYTRNLIDEGNGKSNLLILVWSPGKSSVIHDHANAHCVMKILKGTLQETLYSWPDQEKVEHGQVSPPQVRRETLYGKDQVTYMSDELGLHKISNPDPDNFAVSLHLYTPPYAALHGCSIFDEKTGKAKHINQNNFYSVRGVRS; via the exons ATGCCCTACATCAGCAACGGATCCGTGTCCCCTCCATCCATCCCGAACCAGAATCCTACTCCTCCCCCAGACACTGCTTTCGAGAAGCTCGTCCACGATCTTAGCGCCGCATTAGGGCCAAGCTCGGGGCTTGATTCGGATGATGTCGACCCACTCGACATCCAGCGCCTGATGGAGGACTATGCCTCGAATTCGGAAGAATGGGCACAATATGCTTTGGGGGATATCAGTCGGCCGTACACAAGGAACCTCATTGACGAGGGGAATGGGAAGAGTAACTTG CTTATCTTAGTTTGGAGTCCTGGGAAGAGTAGTGTAATCCACGATCATGCTAATGCGCATTGTGTCATGAAG ATCCTCAAAGGGACCCTCCAAGAGACCCTCTATTCGTGGCCAGATCAGGAGAAGGTCGAACACGGACAAGTATCACCTCCACAGGTGAGGAGGGAGACTCTTTATGGCAAAGACCAAGTCACCTACATGTCCGATGAA TTGGGGCTTCACAAGATCTCCAACCCCGATCCGGACAACTTTGCCGTCTCATTACACT TGTATACACCACCTTACGCTGCTTTACACGGTTGCTCCATCTTTGACGAAAAAACCGGCAAAGCAAAGCATATCAATCAGAATAACTTCTACTCGGTACGAGGAGTGCGAAGCTAG
- the RBG1 gene encoding GTP-binding protein RBG1 (COG:T;~EggNog:ENOG410PHWE;~InterPro:IPR027417,IPR005225,IPR012675,IPR031662, IPR006074,IPR006073,IPR031167,IPR012676,IPR004095;~PFAM:PF02824,PF01926,PF16897;~go_function: GO:0005525 - GTP binding [Evidence IEA]) yields the protein MSTTVDKIKQIEDEMARTQKNKNTSFHLGQLKAKLAKLKRELLTPSGGGGGGGAGFDVARTGVASVGFIGFPSVGKSTLMSRLTGQHSEAAAYEFTTLTTVPGQVMYNGAKIQILDLPGIIQGAKDGKGRGRQVIAVSKTCNLIFIVLDVNKPLVDKKVIENELEGFGIRINKQPPNIVFKKKDKGGIAITSTVPLTHIDHDEIKAVMNEYKISSADISIRCDATIDDLIDVLEAKSRSYIPVIYALNKIDSITIEELDLLYRIPNACPISSEHGWNVDELLEQMWEKLNLRRIYTKPKGKAPDYTAPVVLRANACTVEDFCNSIHRSIKEQFKQAIVYGRSVKHQPQRVGLTHELADEDIVSIIKR from the exons ATGTCGACCACTGTGGATAAG ATCAAGCAAATCGAGGACGAG ATGGCTCGGACtcaaaagaacaagaacacCTCCTTCCACTTGG GACAGTTGAAGGCTAAGCTGGCGAAGCTAAAGAGAGAACTCTTGACCCCGTccggaggcggcggaggaggtggCG CTGGTTTCGATGTTGCCCGCACCGGTGTCGCGAGTGT CGGTTTCATTGGCTTCCCGTCCGTCGGAAAGAGTACTCTGATGAGTAGATTAACAGGCCAGCACTCCGAAG CTGCCGCCTATGAATTCACAACTTTGACTACCGTTCCTGGACAAGTGATGTACAATGGCGCCAAAATTCAGATTCTCGATCTTCCGGGTATTATTCAGGGTGCCAAGGATGGTAAAGGTCGTGGTCGGCAAGTTATTGCGGTGTCGAAGACGTGCAACCTTatcttcatcgtcctcgACGTCAACAAGCCTCTAGTCGACAAGAAGGTTATTGAAAACGAATTGGAAGGGTTCGGTATCCGTATCAACAAGCAGCCTCCCAACATTGTtttcaagaagaaggacaaggGTGGTATCGCAATTACAAGCACCGTTCCCTTGACCCATATTGATCACGAC GAAATTAAAGCTGTCATGAACGAATATAAGATTTCCTCGGCCGATATCTCCATTCGTTGCGACGCCACCATTGACGACCTGATTGACGTCCTGGAAGCCAAGAGCCGAAGCTACATCCCCGTAATTTATGCGTTGAACAAGATTGACTCCATCACAATCGAGGAGCTGGATCTTCTTTACCGTATTCCGAACGCCTGCCCCATCAGTTCCGAGCACGGCTGGAACGTCGATGAATTGTTGGAACAGATGTGGGAGAAGCTCAATTTGCGGAGAATTTACACCAAGCCCAAGGGCAAGGCGCCGGATTACACGGCACCCGTTGTGCTTCGGGCCAATGCTTGTACAGTCGAAGACTTT TGTAATTCCATCCATCGGTCGATCAAGGAACAGTTCAAGCAAGCGATTGTGTACGGACGCTCGGTCAAGCACCAACCGCAGCGTGTCGGACTTACGCACGAACTTGCTGATGAGGATATCG TGTCGATTATCAAGCGGTAA
- a CDS encoding uncharacterized protein (COG:S;~EggNog:ENOG410PIEJ;~InterPro:IPR007889,IPR009057;~PFAM:PF04218;~go_function: GO:0003677 - DNA binding [Evidence IEA]): MDTDRHHQGSNTNSNTNNSSNNFGPPSWMEVGDMNSSQHSPTLPDFHSMGYGSHPIMPLDSSYGLSIPPPYASLPLTVPSHQWPSLIATQSHFPDSGLSSHPALPGVSQVAPQQSGRKSSTSSAAPRRTLTDEDRRRMCLYHEEHKTAKQTDIGALFGVERSTVSKVLRQKEKYLNAEDTTRSPIKRTK; encoded by the exons ATGGACACAGATCGCCACCACCAAGGGTCAAATACCAACAGCAAtaccaacaacagcagcaacaacttCGGCCCTCCCTCTTGGATGGAAGTCGGAGACATGAATTCCTCCCAGCACTCGCCCACCCTTCCTGATTTCCACAGcatgggctatggctctCACCCCATCATGCCCTTGGACTCATCATACGGCCTGTCAATACCTCCGCCATACGCCTCGCTGCCATTGACCGTCCCGTCGCACCAATGGCCCAGCTTGATCGCAACGCAATCGCATTTCCCGGATTCTGGTCTCTCGTCGCATCCTGCTCTTCCTGGTGTTTCTCAGGTTGCGCCTCAGCAGTCGGGACGTAAGTCGTCGACTAGTAGTGCTGCGCCGCGGAGGACGCTTACGGATGAGGACCGTCGACGGATGTGTCTTTATCATGAGGAGCATAAGACGGCGAAGCAGACGGATATTGGAG CCTTGTTTGGTGTGGAAAGAAG TACGGTTTCCAAGGTTCTGCGCCAAAAGGAGAAGTACCTGAATGCAGAGGATACAACACGATCTCCCATTAAGCGCACCAAATGA
- a CDS encoding uncharacterized protein (COG:S;~EggNog:ENOG410PIEJ), with product MFFASTCGSPDGKEKVLTTRWLEKFKQKHTLGSKSRKSSFASAKSDSTSPTRLSINSALASAVQSPTLISPTSPTGFISPTSLSPTQSHENIKTNLAESLADLAEYQRNNKAMTSPDTTASSLSPGVTSPTSLMSDPFSSATDANKPRSETFPFGTVDPNMISEQQQHQQSPLEQAQPHPLSLPILESPFEEHNTNNVTDLSNTVKRNRSHPEIKARPIYPAIYSKSATVSPISPPGSPTQDEARQALELVMNYFQQQPTGLCAQEYFTMGKLMERLDLAKNQSHMLPGGFTRIEHDDSASQMNRKRSIHGLV from the coding sequence ATGTTCTTCGCAAGCACCTGTGGTAGCCCTGATGGGAAAGAGAAGGTCTTGACTACGCGATGGCTCGAAAAATTCAAGCAAAAGCATACTCTTGGCTCTAAGTCTCGAAAGAGTTCCTTTGCTAGCGCCAAGAGTGACTCGACTAGTCCAACTCGTCTCAGCATCAACTCCGCTTTGGCTTCTGCCGTGCAATCTCCTACCTTGATTTCTCCCACCTCGCCTACCGGATTCATTTCACCAACGTCCTTGTCCCCCACTCAGAGTCACGAGAACATCAAGACGAATCTGGCAGAGAGCCTCGCCGATCTGGCAGAATACCAAAGAAACAACAAGGCTATGACTTCCCCGGATACGACTGCATCTTCCCTCTCGCCTGGCGTGACTAGCCCAACATCCTTGATGTCGGATCCATTTTCCTCTGCCACGGATGCCAACAAACCGAGGAGCGAAACTTTTCCGTTCGGCACGGTAGATCCTAACATGATATCCgagcaacagcagcatcaACAGTCACCCCTCGAACAAGCTCAGCCCCATCCGCTATCCCTCCCGATTCTCGAATCGCCTTTCGAAGAGCACAACACAAACAATGTCACAGACCTTTCAAATACAGTCAAGCGCAATCGCAGTCACCCTGAAATCAAGGCCAGACCAATCTATCCGGCCATTTATTCCAAATCAGCCACCGTTTCGCCAATCAGCCCTCCTGGATCCCCCACACAGGATGAAGCGCGACAGGCTCTGGAGCTGGTTATGAACTActtccaacaacaaccaacagGGCTGTGTGCGCAAGAATACTTTACTATGGGAAAGTTGATGGAGCGACTGGACTTGGCTAAGAACCAGTCCCATATGCTTCCCGGCGGATTCACTCGGATTGAACACGACGATTCGGCCTCCCAAATGAATAGGAAGAGGAGCATCCATGGTCTCGTTTAG